A genomic stretch from Streptomyces sp. QL37 includes:
- a CDS encoding penicillin-binding protein 2, translated as MPSKEPPRRRVPGPARSRNAAGGPGRPRSAARPDARRPRSPAARKRRGGSPRSIRLGSPRPRLRLISLCLTLVMLAFVVRLLQVQAVDADTYSAKAEKNRYLEYTIAAERGEITDRSGIALATSVDAHDITADPKLFTPEDSKAPDAPQQAAALLAPILGKDEADLAKKLSTPRSRYTVLARRQTPQVWKQIKDLKAVFAEKAAEDKAKGGPGANVLAGVLQEPTTKRVYPNGDLAAGILGFVNAEGKGGGGLEAQLNKQLQGEDGKIRYAQAGGRPVPTAGSTEIPAVAGTDVELTIDRDIQWAAQRAIADQVEKSEADRGYVVVQNTRTGEVLAMANAPGYDPNDLAQSNSAALGNAALQDVYEPGSTSKVMSMAAVLEEGAATPGTHVTVPNRLHRGDRLFRDDIDHPTWYLTLNGVLAKSSNIGTILATGQLGKTQAEANKVLYSYLRKFGLGSTTGLDYPGESPGIIAHPKDWSTSQQYTIPFGQGLSLNAMQAASVYQTIANGGVRIEPTLVRGTKDADDRYTASEAPERTRVVSEKTATTLAKMLESVVDDEEGTGTKAHIEGYRVAGKTGTANRVDPVRGVYKGYTASFAGFAPADDPQIAVYCAIQNPTKGSYFGGQICGPIYKKVMEFALKTLQTPPSGSDPARLPVSFKPGE; from the coding sequence GTGCCGTCCAAGGAACCGCCGCGCCGCCGTGTCCCCGGCCCCGCGCGCTCCCGCAACGCGGCCGGCGGGCCGGGGCGCCCCCGGTCCGCCGCCCGTCCTGACGCCCGGCGTCCACGGAGCCCGGCGGCCAGGAAGCGACGCGGCGGCTCCCCCCGGTCGATCCGGCTGGGCAGCCCGCGCCCCCGGCTGCGCCTGATCAGCCTCTGCCTGACCCTCGTGATGCTGGCGTTCGTCGTCCGGCTCCTCCAGGTCCAGGCCGTCGACGCCGACACGTACTCCGCCAAGGCCGAGAAGAACCGCTACCTGGAGTACACGATCGCCGCCGAACGCGGTGAGATCACCGACCGCAGCGGCATCGCCCTGGCCACCAGCGTCGACGCCCACGACATCACGGCCGACCCGAAGCTCTTCACACCCGAGGACAGCAAGGCCCCGGACGCGCCGCAGCAGGCGGCGGCCCTGCTCGCCCCGATCCTCGGCAAGGACGAGGCCGACCTGGCCAAGAAGCTCTCCACCCCCAGGAGCCGCTACACCGTGCTGGCACGGCGCCAGACCCCGCAGGTCTGGAAGCAGATCAAGGACCTCAAGGCCGTCTTCGCGGAGAAGGCGGCCGAGGACAAGGCGAAGGGCGGCCCCGGCGCCAACGTGCTGGCCGGAGTCCTCCAGGAGCCCACCACCAAGCGCGTGTACCCCAACGGCGACCTCGCCGCCGGGATACTGGGATTCGTCAACGCCGAGGGCAAGGGCGGCGGCGGACTGGAAGCACAGCTGAACAAGCAGCTCCAGGGCGAGGACGGCAAGATCCGCTACGCCCAGGCGGGCGGCCGGCCCGTGCCGACCGCCGGCTCCACGGAGATCCCGGCCGTCGCGGGCACCGACGTCGAGCTGACGATCGACCGCGACATCCAGTGGGCGGCCCAGCGGGCCATCGCGGACCAGGTCGAGAAGTCCGAGGCGGACCGCGGCTACGTGGTCGTCCAGAACACGAGGACCGGCGAGGTGCTGGCCATGGCCAACGCCCCCGGCTACGACCCCAACGACCTCGCGCAGAGCAACTCGGCCGCCCTGGGCAACGCCGCCCTCCAGGACGTGTACGAACCCGGCTCCACCAGCAAGGTCATGTCCATGGCCGCGGTGCTGGAGGAGGGGGCGGCCACACCCGGTACGCACGTCACCGTGCCGAACCGGCTGCACCGGGGCGACCGGCTCTTCCGGGACGACATCGACCACCCCACCTGGTACCTCACGCTCAACGGCGTACTCGCCAAGTCGAGCAACATCGGCACGATCCTGGCCACCGGGCAGCTCGGGAAGACCCAGGCCGAGGCCAACAAGGTCCTGTACTCGTACCTGCGCAAGTTCGGCCTCGGCAGCACCACGGGGCTCGACTACCCGGGCGAGTCGCCCGGCATCATCGCCCACCCCAAGGACTGGTCGACCTCGCAGCAGTACACGATCCCGTTCGGCCAGGGGCTCTCCCTCAACGCCATGCAGGCCGCCTCGGTCTACCAGACCATCGCCAACGGCGGGGTCCGGATCGAGCCGACCCTGGTCCGCGGGACCAAGGACGCGGACGACCGCTACACGGCGTCCGAAGCCCCGGAACGCACCCGGGTGGTCAGCGAGAAGACGGCCACGACGCTGGCGAAGATGCTGGAGTCCGTGGTGGACGACGAGGAAGGCACCGGGACCAAGGCCCACATCGAGGGCTACCGGGTCGCGGGCAAGACCGGCACGGCCAACCGTGTCGACCCCGTACGCGGCGTCTACAAGGGCTACACCGCGTCCTTCGCGGGGTTCGCCCCCGCCGACGACCCGCAGATCGCCGTCTACTGCGCCATCCAGAACCCCACCAAGGGCAGCTACTTCGGCGGCCAGATCTGTGGCCCGATCTACAAGAAGGTCATGGAGTTCGCCCTCAAGACCCTCCAGACCCCTCCTTCCGGCAGCGATCCCGCCCGGCTGCCGGTGTCCTTCAAGCCCGGCGAGTAA
- a CDS encoding septum formation initiator family protein: MTRTAEQMKGRAGRLARLMPSGPSTAARTPFVLLVVLLLAGGLISLLLLNSALNEGSFRLSKLKRETTELTDEQQALQRDVDSYSEPDALERRARELGMVPGGSPAFLDPDGTVRGKPERATAQPSPTEVPAAEASAAGPASPSGSASPATPSTAPTAPASNTPTPPPTSPGR; encoded by the coding sequence GTGACCAGGACGGCCGAGCAGATGAAGGGGCGGGCCGGCCGGCTCGCCCGGCTGATGCCGTCGGGGCCGAGCACCGCCGCCCGCACCCCCTTCGTCCTGCTGGTCGTGCTGCTGCTCGCGGGTGGCCTGATCTCGCTCCTGCTGCTGAACTCGGCGCTCAATGAAGGATCGTTCAGGCTGAGCAAGCTGAAGCGGGAGACCACCGAGCTCACCGACGAGCAGCAGGCCCTCCAGAGGGACGTCGACAGCTACTCCGAACCCGACGCGCTGGAGCGCCGGGCCAGGGAGCTCGGCATGGTGCCCGGCGGCAGCCCCGCCTTCCTGGACCCGGACGGCACCGTTCGCGGAAAGCCCGAGCGGGCCACCGCGCAGCCTTCCCCCACCGAGGTCCCGGCGGCGGAGGCGAGCGCGGCCGGACCGGCCTCACCCTCCGGCTCCGCGTCCCCCGCGACGCCCTCGACGGCCCCCACCGCACCGGCCTCGAACACCCCGACCCCGCCCCCGACGAGTCCCGGCAGGTGA
- the rsmH gene encoding 16S rRNA (cytosine(1402)-N(4))-methyltransferase RsmH, with the protein MSQTRHVPVMLQRCLDLLAPALEATGPRPPVVVDCTLGLGGHSEALLAAFPEVRLIALDRDKEALRLSGERLAPYGDRATLVHAVYDELPEVLDRLGIPKVQGVLFDLGVSSMQLDEADRGFAYAQDAPLDMRMDQTTGIGAAEVLNTYPPGELVRILRAYGEEKQAKRIVSAVVREREKEPFSNSARLVELIRDSLPQAAKRTGGNPAKRTFQALRIEVNGELTVLERAIPAAVRSLAVGGRIAVLSYHSLEDRLVKQVFAAGAANTAPPGLPVVPERYQPRLKLLTRGAELPTEEEVAENRRAAPARLRGAQRIREEER; encoded by the coding sequence TTGAGTCAGACCCGACACGTCCCGGTGATGCTCCAGCGATGCCTGGACCTGTTGGCCCCGGCTCTGGAGGCGACCGGGCCGCGGCCCCCGGTCGTCGTCGACTGCACCCTCGGGCTCGGTGGGCACAGCGAGGCCCTGCTCGCCGCCTTTCCCGAGGTCCGGCTGATCGCCCTCGACCGGGACAAGGAGGCGCTGCGGCTCTCCGGCGAGCGCCTCGCCCCGTACGGCGACCGCGCCACGCTGGTCCACGCGGTCTACGACGAACTGCCCGAGGTCCTGGACCGGCTGGGGATCCCCAAGGTGCAGGGCGTCCTGTTCGACCTGGGCGTCTCCTCCATGCAGCTGGACGAGGCCGACCGCGGCTTCGCGTACGCCCAGGACGCGCCGCTCGACATGCGCATGGACCAGACGACCGGCATCGGCGCGGCCGAGGTGCTCAACACCTACCCGCCGGGCGAACTCGTGCGGATCCTGCGCGCGTACGGCGAGGAGAAGCAGGCCAAGCGCATCGTCTCCGCCGTCGTCCGCGAACGCGAGAAGGAACCCTTCAGCAACAGCGCCCGCCTCGTCGAGCTGATCCGCGACTCCCTGCCGCAGGCCGCCAAGCGGACCGGCGGCAATCCGGCCAAGCGCACCTTCCAGGCACTCCGCATCGAGGTGAACGGTGAACTCACCGTTCTGGAGCGGGCGATTCCGGCAGCGGTGCGGAGCCTCGCGGTCGGCGGCCGGATCGCCGTCCTCTCGTACCACTCGCTGGAGGACCGGCTCGTCAAGCAGGTCTTCGCCGCCGGTGCCGCCAACACGGCGCCGCCCGGACTGCCCGTGGTCCCCGAGCGTTACCAGCCCAGGCTGAAGCTGCTGACCCGTGGGGCCGAACTGCCCACCGAGGAGGAGGTCGCCGAGAACCGGCGTGCCGCCCCCGCCAGGCTGCGCGGCGCCCAGCGGATCCGCGAGGAGGAGCGATGA
- a CDS encoding UDP-N-acetylmuramoyl-L-alanyl-D-glutamate--2,6-diaminopimelate ligase produces MTYPGAPRPDRLRPTSLGELAARLGAGPQDSGEVTGITHDSRAVRPGDVYAALPGARFHGADFSAQAAGLGAAAILTDPAGAERAADTGLPVLVTGDPRGRMGELAAEIYGRPGVGLLQIGITGTSGKTTTAYLVEGGLRGAGRSTGLIGTVEMRIGDERIKSERTTPEATDLQALFAVMRERGVEAVAMEVSSHALVLGRVDGCVFDVAVFNNLSPEHMEFHSGMEDYFQAKAQLFTPQRSKLGVVNFDDEYGRRLVEEASVPVVTFSAEGHPDAEWRAEDVEVGPRDSTFTVIGPKGERVTARAPLPGPFNVANTLAAIVTLAVAGVDPQIAADGIAAVPGVPGRLERVDAGQPYLAVVDYAHKTDAVESVLRSLRKVTEGRVHIVLGCGGDRDTTKRGAMGAAAARLADTAVLTSDNPRSEDPLAILAAMLSGAAEVPVHERGDVLVEADRAAAIAAAVARAEPDDTVLVAGKGHEQGQDIHGVVRPFDDRKVLREAIERSLGRTGAAHAPEDRVHTHENNSQG; encoded by the coding sequence GTGACCTACCCGGGAGCGCCCCGACCGGACAGGCTCCGGCCCACGTCCCTCGGAGAGCTGGCCGCCAGGCTCGGTGCCGGACCGCAGGATTCCGGTGAGGTCACCGGAATCACCCACGACTCCCGGGCCGTGCGCCCCGGGGACGTGTACGCGGCTCTGCCCGGCGCCCGTTTCCACGGTGCCGATTTCTCCGCCCAGGCCGCGGGCCTCGGCGCGGCCGCGATCCTCACCGACCCGGCGGGCGCCGAGCGCGCCGCCGACACCGGCCTCCCGGTCCTCGTCACCGGGGACCCACGCGGCCGGATGGGCGAACTCGCGGCCGAGATCTACGGACGGCCAGGCGTCGGCCTCCTCCAGATCGGCATCACCGGAACGTCCGGCAAGACCACCACGGCGTACCTCGTCGAGGGCGGGCTGCGGGGCGCCGGACGCAGCACCGGGCTGATCGGCACCGTCGAGATGCGGATCGGCGACGAGCGCATCAAGTCGGAGCGCACCACCCCCGAAGCCACCGACCTCCAGGCACTGTTCGCCGTCATGCGCGAACGCGGGGTCGAGGCGGTCGCCATGGAGGTCTCCAGCCACGCGCTGGTGCTCGGCCGGGTGGACGGCTGTGTCTTCGACGTCGCCGTGTTCAACAACCTCAGCCCGGAGCACATGGAGTTCCACTCCGGGATGGAGGACTACTTCCAGGCCAAGGCACAGCTGTTCACCCCGCAGCGCAGCAAGCTCGGCGTCGTCAACTTCGACGACGAGTACGGCCGCCGGCTGGTGGAGGAGGCGTCCGTCCCGGTCGTCACCTTCTCGGCGGAGGGCCACCCGGACGCCGAGTGGCGGGCCGAGGACGTCGAAGTCGGCCCCCGGGACAGCACCTTCACCGTGATCGGCCCCAAGGGCGAGCGCGTCACCGCCAGGGCCCCGCTGCCCGGCCCGTTCAACGTCGCCAACACCCTCGCCGCGATCGTCACCCTGGCCGTCGCGGGCGTCGACCCGCAGATCGCGGCCGACGGCATCGCGGCGGTCCCCGGCGTACCCGGCCGGCTGGAACGGGTCGACGCCGGACAGCCGTACCTCGCGGTCGTCGACTACGCGCACAAGACCGACGCCGTCGAATCGGTCCTGCGCTCCCTGCGGAAGGTCACCGAGGGCCGGGTGCACATCGTGCTCGGCTGCGGCGGCGACCGCGACACGACGAAGCGCGGCGCGATGGGCGCCGCCGCGGCACGGCTCGCGGACACCGCCGTGCTGACCTCCGACAACCCCCGCTCCGAGGACCCGCTCGCGATCCTCGCCGCGATGCTCTCCGGCGCGGCCGAGGTGCCCGTCCACGAGCGCGGCGACGTGCTCGTCGAGGCCGACCGGGCCGCGGCCATCGCCGCCGCGGTCGCCCGGGCCGAGCCCGACGACACCGTGCTGGTGGCCGGAAAGGGTCATGAGCAGGGCCAGGACATCCACGGAGTGGTGCGCCCCTTCGACGACCGGAAGGTCCTGCGCGAGGCCATCGAACGCTCCCTGGGGCGCACGGGCGCCGCGCACGCCCCCGAGGACCGCGTACACACCCACGAGAACAACAGTCAGGGATGA